The genomic region TGTttgataatttaaaatgaaaaaattaaaaataaacttgGTAAAAATAAATGCTTGTGAAAATCTTGATTTTGAGGCTTGAGgttttcaaaacatttataaaaattatcattCATTCTTTCTCTtttcgattttattttattttatttttgtaaatattcaTTTTAAATGGTGTCaagtaaaattttatatattatttaataattaaattaataattttaataatgaaattatGTCAGAAATCTGCAACTTATATAATGAAGGGTCAGATTCGTGGGACCCATCTTATAAAGCCCTATCAGATCTCCACAATCCCACATGCAAAAGTTTGTTACCAATCAAATTGCCTGACTCATTCACCCACCCAACCTTCAAACCTAATTCCTTTCaaaccaaataaaataaatttaaattcctTTCAAATCCCTGTATCTTCTTTGTGTTTTTAAAAATCACATGCATCAAAATTTAAACCCTAAACTGAATATTAAACCCAAATTTTTTATCATTCCATCGAGGGCTCAGTCATACAAAGGGTAATGCTCTGCTCAACTAGAAGGAAAAATGAGATTCTTAATGTGttcttcataaaaaaaaaaaatgggattATTTCTTTTAAATGTATAATCTATATTATAGCTTTAAATTGAGATCAACATGTCCAGCAACTTCTCCACTTTTACAATTAGCCATTGTTACTGTATTTGCACCCTCAATTTGCGCCATTGCCGGTGGAAAGAAGCTATAGTAAGGTCGATGTTGAGTGAACCCGCCACCACCTTGCttcataattgaatctccaaaGCTTGCCTTCAAACACATTAAAATCGATCAAACAAGCGTAAATGTTAATGAAAATGGAGATGGTACTGCATGTTGTTTAATGAACTCACTTGATGGTAAACTAATGAGTCGAGGTCCGGCAACTCATAAGAGATCGGATTTGATGGAGGGTGCTTGGATTTTGACGTTGAACATATTGATGTAGTTGCAGGAGGGCCTAATGTGAGGAAATCTCGGGTGAAAACGCCGTTCGAGGTCGAACACGAAGGCCCTTCCTTGGAACTGATGAAAACATAACACGAAAAAAGTCTGGGATTTGAATCTTGTACTTCAATGTTTGTAATGATTGATCATGGAAATTAAAATCGAACCTGAAATTCGAGGCGTCGGGTTCGAAATTGAATGTGGTATCTTTGGTACTTGGTGTAGTTTCAATTTGTCCATAGATGGAATGAACAATGGGAGGATATTTGGTGTGAAGAGGGGGGCCTGGAGCATTGTCTAGTGAGAAAGGATATGGTCTCTTCATGCCAATCAACTTAGAAACAAAAAGGCATGTTATTATCACATAATAGCAAGGTAAACGTATATACACACtggatcatatatatatatataccttctcCTCTTCAGGCAATAAAGGCCTGTAGTACTTTTGGTTTGAAGGGGGCTCCGTCTGAATATTCATTACAGATGTTGATGATGAAGTTCTTGATGACAAATTCATCTGCACAAAACAAAACAACAAAGTTTAACCATTAATTCACCCTAAATTGTATTAATTACAATTTCTTACCATTGAAGGAGGAGGTTGATGTTGGTGAAAAGGTTGTCCCCTTTGCATCAAACTAGGCAAAGACCAAACAGGTTCAGATTCATAAGGCAAACTCAAATTGGTCCTAAAAATCCAACCAGGATCCAATCCAGGACACCCTTTTTCAATGTTGAACTCACAACAAGAACCCCAAAACTTATGTCCATTAACATTACTTGTCAATGGAACAGCAGCACTAGTGTTTCCATCAATGTTTTGAGGCCTAAAGAACGAAGTCGGAGGGGGTGAAACATCAGCAATTGAAGAAGAAgatgaggaagaagaagaagaagggtaATTTGGGGGATGGAAACTTGGGATTAGTGGCAAAATCAAAGATGCTCCTGGATCTTTCTTTTGTTGTTCTTCTAATCGTATCTTTTCAAGCTGTGCCACACCGAGCCCTCTTTGGGGTACTTTTTTAGGCCTTTGCTTCTTAGAAGACTTACCAATAATATTGTTGTTTCCACCGCTGGTGTTACTGTTGTTGCTACATCTATGGGTTTGATCTTCTGGTGCCATTGTTTTCACTAacttccataaaaaaaaaaaaacctcaaaaAATTGAAGTTTTTAAGTTAAGAGAAAACACCCAAATCTTTAAAAAGATATCAGATATGGTAACAAATCCCAGCAACCCTGGTTAAGTTTCATGCATGATGAAAAGAGATTTAGAGAGAGATAAAGGAAGGGTAAAATCTTTGGAATCAAAATAATTAAGGAAAATCTAGAGAAAATTTACAAAGATGAAACAACAAAGTTTAGAAAAAGATACCCCAAATCTCGCAGATATTGGAAGTCAAGAGATCAAACAAATCCCTAAGCCTAGCCATTAGCCAAGTTTTAAGCTAATATTTATATATAGCTTGAAAAGAGAGAGGAAAGAGAAAGATCACTATATCTAAGAGGTTTCAGATTCTCTCTATTAAAAAGCCTACTTTGTCTAAGAGACAGATCAGatcatatcaataaaaattatatgttatatataatttgtttttcaaaattcaaTGCAAATCTTTAGCTTactatatatgaatatatattctTTTTTCTCTCATTTATCGCCCATATCCTCGCTCTAACTCTTCCTCTTTCCATTCCTAGACCCACTCTTTCagcttcttttatattttatatatctcTAATTGTGCTTTCAAAGTTCTAAAAGAAGCTAAGTTCCAAGGCTACTTGGCAATGTCACCTTAGTTTCGTTTCAGTTTTGGGTATCTCTTGCTTTGCAACGTTTTGACCTAATTCTGGGACCCTCACTTTTATTCCTTCACACATGCAtgcatttaattttctttttatttggtATCCACAATGTACTTTGAAGTCGAGTAAGATCAAACCCttaaataactataaaattatctttatttataaaatttaaactcaaaattttaattaaaggaTATCAAGCTTTTCACCACTTAATCTaataaatgtttaaattttaccATACCTATAACATGTCTATAaccatattttaaataatttatattaatataaaatttgatattaACTACTAACAAATCATATTATAtacattatttgattttatatgtaaatttattatttgttacaCCAATAGTGAAGCTATAAAATTCAAGTTAACAAAACTACCATATGTCTTtacattatatttaaaataaataaataatacatgaaGGCTTCCTAACTCTACTTATAAaccttttaaatatatattttagattataaatttagcatttaatgtttagaaatttttatcaatttggttcttatttttaaaactaaattTGACTCTCAATttttaaaaagagtcaaattttaccatcaaactttcaaaaaaagttgaattgttatttttttaacagaaatagtaactaaaattttaaaattttaaatatggcaACCTCGCATGGTAATCCACGTAAGATAGATAGAACCATTACAAGACTCCATCACACTGACTGACTCTTGCTAAATCGACTTCAAATTCTAAATCTTGGAGAGAAATTTTACCAGGAGCGAAAGCCACTCAGATTGCTTGGCTATCAAGCTCACAACCAGTGAAAGTCCTTAGGAGAAATCTCTTTGTGAATTTTTACAGTTAGTCCAGTCTGAGCTTAGGTTTTGGCAATTTTGAAAGATAGATTTTTTATTAGATTAGCCATCCCCACGGGCTCCCTCTTCTAGCCTTGAAGAAAGCGCTGGACAGAATATACTCTCTCTTACGCTTTCGCAATTTGGCTCTCTCTTATAACTAATACCAGAGTAGAGTGGAGGGAAAAGCTTTAGCTCGAATTCTCGCTTTGGTACAAAATTGAGAAGTCCGCTGACTTTACTATGCTTTTTtcgaatttttatgattttttttaataattctttcatagtttgcattttttttagttttttaataaattttaaattatttattgacgtGACATATAGGATAAATAATATCTGTTAGCATAGGATATATATGGACTGTCATGCCAAAGAtcgttaaaaattaatattttaattagcattttagataaaagaaaataatttgatTCTTTTGAAAGGTTAATAAtagttaaaaaagaaaaaatgtcaaattaataaaattataaacattaagaagtaaatttatcattatacctacttatatatatttatattatttttcatttgTTTCTAATCCGAGCATATTTTTCTGCCTTTCAACTACTTGCCCGCTTGGCTTTTACTTCATTTTGAGAGTTTGGCTGTCaagatttttgttttgttttcaatCAATAATGCATTTCATAGTTGAATAATTGAATAATGAGTTAAGTTTGATCTCGTCACATGGCTATTAGAGTGCACAATAAGAAAATTTTGGaacaataaaaatttattatgggctattttttaattaaattaaattaataagaggtaaataataataattttttaaatatatcatatttttctctaattagtttaaattaataaaaataaaataaaaataaaaatgtttaatccttataaatcattaaaataatgatGTTGTATTCTACAGGAACTCTTCTCTTTGACTAATTGAAACTATAAAAGAGATCACCTCTAAACCATTCAACACAATCTCACATGTTTATAAGTTTAGAAATCAAAATCTAGAATGAagattttgaatatcaaaagctTTCCCCAAAACCCCAACTctataaagaattcaaagaaCTTGAAGAAATTTTGAAGTACACCACATTAATTCCAAAGAATGCTGATCTACTATTTGTTCATGTTGGAATCGAAAAAActgatttaaatattaataaaccatgATCTGTCATGTCATATCATCAAGAATAAAACTAGTGAGATAataaccctaatatataacttttgcacaTTAACCTGAATTTCTAATTAGctcattattaattaaaaattagttaCTAGAATATTTATACATACTTGACCCATATACTAGAATATTTACACATacttgacccatactttatttaataattgaagCCCAGTAAgccttaaccaaattagatcacttttaatttgggttaacatttaatgatagtaaataataacatgtaattattcttattatatatgtgatgtccatatttttccaACAATCACTTACTTGAACCCCTCCCCCCACACACATATACACCAATTACCTtaaaattacatgtcattatataaccttatgagctcaaaactctactatcatatccaaaaggtatttCAAATTATCTCGTCCATTggttatgttaacatagaaccaagacaacttttattaaatatattgtAAATAAATCCATGCTTGATAACGTATGCTGACACAACTAAATGACATATATCAAGTATGGATGTGCAACATGGAAATTACATGTAATGTGATCTAAACATGCCTATCTTAGTGAGATCATACCTTACCCAAATCAGAGGCTGAATAAAACCAAATGAACCTTATTTCTGTAGAAAATCACCTTGAAAATAAGTAAACTGAAAAAACCAAAAATGTGTTTATAATAGaaaagcatttaaaaatacaaactcTTACTAAAATCGAATATCCCCAAATGGTATTACACAAAAATCTTAGGTGGTAGTCCCTTAGTAAGCAAACCCGCAATAATGGAGTTTATTCCGATATGCTTTATAGACACCTGACCACTCTAAACTCTTACTTTAACAATTAGGAATTTAAAGTCTATgtggaatgtaaattttattccATAGCTAGAGGTAAATTCCATCTGCGGGGTATTGTTGTGATCCATAGCCAAAGGCAGAGTCCATATGCAGGTACTTGTTGTGTATCCACAGTCGAAAGTAGATTCCATCTATAGGATTTCGCTGTGTATCCACAGTCATGTGACAACTCTCATATGCAAATACTGTTGTGTGATAGCAATTTATGGCAATTGTCATCTTCGAATTAGTAGTGGTTAAACCACAAATCTGGTGTATTGGTGGATGGAGTTTTAAAGAACTCCCATCATAATGTGTAGCAGTGGGATAGGACCTTTTTTTATTTATCCGGAACTGTATGGCATTCATGAAACTTGTGCATGCAAAATTGAGAATTTTTGGGATAATACATATGTACATATGTAAATTGTTGAATGATCTAAAATGTTGATATGTTGAAATTGctattatgaattgttttatgaaTAGTGTTTCTGTATAATAAATCATTGCACTAATTATTCCTGTGTTGAGTTGATCTGAAATAACGATATTTTGAGTTGTCATTTGATTGTTATTACTCTAAATTTTGAGATAATGAAGTGAAGTGTTTTATGTGAAGAACCATTAATCTGAAGTGCTTTGTGAATCTGTTtattcttgaaatttttaaattcatgTAGCTCACCCACTCTTATTTTTCCTTCTTTATAGATAACCCACAATGTTAGGAAGCGGACTCGGCATTCAGAAGGCTTGACtcgaattattaattttatataaaagtttCTTAGACTTAGTATTTacaaattttgttatttgaaaCTTTGTCGTTTTATTTAAATTGTGACATGGGACTTAGTTTTCAGATTTTACTTAGGTATGCATGGCGCTTAATTCATTTAGgctattaaaatatgaatttttaatttactATGCATGGAATCATGTTTTCATTAAAATTACTTTAGTATCACTTTTTCGCTGCTAATTTGTAAATGTGTTTTCTTaaggaattaaattgaaaaattacctaagcTTTCAAAAGTAGACACCATTACAAGGATAAAGATTAAACTTAATCGATTTTTTGTTAACTTGTAAGTTTTTCTAAATATagactaagttttttttttctaagatttatcaaatattttaatatgaCCGATTCTTAAACTTCTGTAGTTCTGTTAGGCCATTTCGGTGGCTGATATAATCTCCCAAATTCGAGTCTAACATCTTAAGCCAGCTTGAGgaggttacatttggtggtaaCGGTCAATAAAACtatctttattaatttatatttaagttgaaatttttttaCTTAAAGGAAATAGTtagatattttaatttaataaaaacattATAGGTATGATCTacgtaaatgaaataaaaaaaatataattgcCAAACTATTATCTACAAAACAACTATAATTTTACATTAGTAGTATAAATACACTTAAACGCTTCAtatctttaattttaaaaaattagagtTATTAATaattgtataaaaaataaatagaagACTTCATCAACAATTTAGATAACATCATTTGTCCTTGTATTAATTATAATCACAATTATAGAAAAACTTAAAACTCTTTGAAAtcaaaaggaagaaaaaatgaaGATATTGATTGCAGAATAAGCAAATTGTATCTTTAACTTTACAATTTGGCCCCACCTTAGCCAAAACAAATAATCTTTTTAGCTttattgtaaagaaagcaaaaattATTTGTGTTCCAATTGCAAAGCCAATACATCCCTTAATTTCATGGATGACAACATGCTTCTTTGTCATATAACATGCCAAGATTTTGTTAGATATGCAAAAATATAAGGTCCCCATTTAAGGCATCTATCACAAAGATTCTCTTTCACCATATATttca from Gossypium arboreum isolate Shixiya-1 chromosome 1, ASM2569848v2, whole genome shotgun sequence harbors:
- the LOC108481940 gene encoding protein SPEAR2-like — translated: MAPEDQTHRCSNNSNTSGGNNNIIGKSSKKQRPKKVPQRGLGVAQLEKIRLEEQQKKDPGASLILPLIPSFHPPNYPSSSSSSSSSSIADVSPPPTSFFRPQNIDGNTSAAVPLTSNVNGHKFWGSCCEFNIEKGCPGLDPGWIFRTNLSLPYESEPVWSLPSLMQRGQPFHQHQPPPSMMNLSSRTSSSTSVMNIQTEPPSNQKYYRPLLPEEEKLIGMKRPYPFSLDNAPGPPLHTKYPPIVHSIYGQIETTPSTKDTTFNFEPDASNFSSKEGPSCSTSNGVFTRDFLTLGPPATTSICSTSKSKHPPSNPISYELPDLDSLVYHQASFGDSIMKQGGGGFTQHRPYYSFFPPAMAQIEGANTVTMANCKSGEVAGHVDLNLKL